A part of Leishmania panamensis strain MHOM/PA/94/PSC-1 chromosome 34 sequence genomic DNA contains:
- a CDS encoding COP-coated vesicle membrane protein gp25L precursor, putative (TriTrypDB/GeneDB-style sysID: LpmP.34.1700), whose product MGLRVFTSLVAASAAKLLVLVVLLSCTVTGFVFQLKSGESRCFFQEVPSDTDLRMVYKSDDTYGDFLDVVLTNAESRTLYMEYSRSNGAFVGRVTNGGEHMLCFSSRQGMQSAKSTRNILLVMQLGADAKDYDTMATKEKMRPMEVQMRMMEDTVQEVHNEFIYFRAREAEMRNTNEHMTAKVMWMSIGLIILFGIFWYLQMRHLKRYFKKKRMID is encoded by the coding sequence ATGGGGCTTCGTGTCTTTACGTCGCTTGTAGCGGCCTCGGCAGCCAAGCTGCTGGTACTAGTGGTGCTACTGAGCTGTACTGTAACTGGTTTTGTGTTTCAGCTAAAGTCGGGCGAATCACGCTGCTTCTTCCAGGAGGTGCCGAGTGACACGGATTTGCGCATGGTATACAAGTCGGATGATACCTACGGAGATTTTCTCGACGTTGTACTCACCAACGCGGAAAGTCGTACGCTCTACATGGAGTACAGCAGGAGTAATGGCGCCTTTGTGGGTCGCGTCACCAACGGTGGTGAGCACATGCTGTGCTTTAGCTCACGTCAAGGAATGCAGAGCGCGAAAAGTACTCGAAACATTTTGCTAGTGATGCAGCTAGGCGCGGATGCGAAAGACTACGACACCATGGCgacgaaggagaagatgcgACCGATGGAGGTACAGATGCGCATGATGGAGGACACGGTGCAGGAGGTTCACAACGAGTTTATCTACTTCCGGGCCCGCGAGGCGGAGATGCGTAACACAAACGAGCACATGACAGCTAAGGTGATGTGGATGTCGATTGGCCTCATCATTCTCTTTGGCATCTTTTGGTACCTGCAGATGCGTCACCTAAAGCGCTACTTTaagaagaagcgcatgaTCGATTAG
- a CDS encoding hypothetical protein (TriTrypDB/GeneDB-style sysID: LpmP.34.1680) has protein sequence MPSESCRWYPDTVTHHKQGDSYTVSRGRNHNPFDLATCDARIIEYARTNRHEAKASAVINELHPQFRGLVRGVTCEFLLRSSITQLGVNAVNIEIDIDPKQRRAIITMDLVALAPLAVLMLDYIAVGAHVGKLFALESNRVVRNMDYITRLLNAVNQRGQPLLVYGTDEAPNWDLKIVDGRAVAYLPVLPGTFTYSGEIHGLLPTIGMALRKGTAYKDLIRLHQQFHEGYTRVAASLGVLMVRGHAMHFRTVFGRVVDNLLPKGLHSMSSRLIEPEEGLADAHSRERVFVFYGDSVDELTHVPIEFYTLESYREQVPFSLRKTLADRCSTTSSILRAFKSAPKGDLPCCAYVCKGGQFTEMREDDWIVADPKQTTYVGIENPVEQQELVQRYTYQQCEYAILSAIAIDDITSDGVLFTRYFPSPCLKSLILSRAVCKKLRAIFFTRASRHYGSFFSQEDAAMLGDLNTFGIGVFEVNEQKGEVYQYIRRPGRDSGAFVPLERRQEYLSATFFGVYGSNLIAGDFEAELMTLLSGILHIRKTCQHPLLNEKKPLALVTGGGPGAMEVGNRVAKSLGILSCGLIVDFGSVAAKPGATINEQNQNPYVEAHFTYRADKLVERQSDFNLDFPIFLTGGIGTDFEYALEEVRRKVATVPPYPVILFGTTEHWGTKISGRFQANLQSGTIRGSEWICTVPWVVSTGAEALEVYRHFFEGNLPVGPNQPTNDRGFMVAAEYLAKAK, from the coding sequence atgCCGTCCGAGTCGTGCCGCTGGTACCCGGATACAGTGACGCACCACAAGCAAGGTGACAGCTACACCGTCTCTCGCGGCCGCAACCACAATCCGTTCGACTTGGCCACCTGCGATGCCCGCATCATCGAGTACGCGCGTACCAACCGCCATGAGGCGAAGGCGTCTGCTGTTATTAACGAACTGCACCCCCAGTTTAGAGGCCTGGTGCGCGGGGTGACATGCGAGTTTTTGCTACGTTCGTCCATCACGCAACTCGGTGTCAACGCCGTGAACATCGAGATTGACATTGATCCtaagcagcgccgcgccatTATTACGATGGATCTCGTCGCCCTGGCTCCTCTCGCGGTGCTCATGCTGGACTACATTGCTGTTGGTGCCCACGTCGGCAAGCTCTTCGCGTTGGAGTCGAACCGCGTGGTACGCAATATGGACTATATTACTCGTCTCCTGAACGCTGTGAACCAGCGTGGCCAGCCGCTGCTAGTGTATGGCACCGATGAGGCGCCGAACTGGGACCTGAAAATTGTGGATGGCCGCGCGGTGGCGTACCTTCCCGTGCTGCCTGGAACGTTCACGTATAGCGGCGAGATTCATGGGTTACTGCCCACGATCGgaatggcgctgcgcaagggTACCGCGTACAAAGACCTCATCCGCCTGCATCAGCAGTTCCACGAAGGCTACACGCGCGTGGCCGCATCGTTGGGGGTGCTGATGGTGCGTGGGCACGCCATGCACTTCCGCACTGTATTTGGTCGCGTGGTGGATAACCTTTTGCCGAAAGGGCTGCACTCCATGAGCTCTCGGCTCATTGAGCCGGAGGAGGGCCTGGCGGACGCCCACTCTCGGGAGCGCGTGTTCGTTTTCTATGGCGACTCAGTTGACGAGCTCACCCACGTTCCCATTGAGTTCTACACGCTAGAATCGTACCGTGAGCAGGTGCCCTTCTCACTGCGCAAGACGCTGGCAGACCGCTGCAGTACAACGAGCAGCATTCTGCGCGCCTTCAAGAGTGCGCCGAAGGGTGACCTGCCGTGCTGCGCGTACGTCTGTAAGGGCGGCCAGTTCACGGAGATGCGCGAGGACGACTGGATCGTAGCGGACCCGAAGCAGACAACATACGTCGGGATCGAGAATccggtggagcagcaggaacTGGTGCAGCGGTACACGTATCAGCAGTGTGAGTATGCGATCCTCTCTGCGATTGCGATTGATGACATCACAAGCGACGGTGTTCTTTTCACCCGCTACTTCCCATCGCCGTGCTTAAAATCCCTCATTCTCTCGCGAGCGGTGTGTAAGAAGCTGCGCGCTATCTTTTTCACCAGGGCATCGCGCCACTACGGCTCCTTCTTTAGCCAGGAGGATGCGGCGATGCTAGGCGACCTCAACACGTTCGGCATCGGCGTCTTTGAGGTCAATGAACAGAAAGGGGAGGTATACCAGTACATTCGTCGCCCCGgccgcgacagcggcgccttcGTTCCTCTCGAGCGTCGTCAGGAGTACCTCAGCGCCACTTTCTTTGGTGTGTACGGCTCAAACCTCATAGCGGGTGACTTCGAGGCGGAGCTGATGACATTGCTGAGCGGCATCCTGCACATCCGTAAGACATGCCAGCATCCGCTCTTGaacgagaagaagccgcTAGCACTCGTAACGGGTGGAGGTCCTGGCGCGATGGAGGTCGGCAACCGTGTGGCCAAGTCCCTCGGCATTCTCTCGTGTGGGCTCATCGTCGACTTTGGCAGCGTGGCTGCGAAGCCGGGTGCCACCATCAACGAGCAGAATCAGAACCCGTACGTGGAGGCTCACTTCACGTACCGCGCTGACAAGCTCGTGGAGCGGCAGTCGGACTTTAACCTAGACTTCCCCATCTTCCTCACCGGTGGCATTGGCACAGACTTCGAGTACGccttggaggaggtgcgccgcaaggtggcgacggtgccacCCTACCCGGTTATTCTCTTTGGCACGACGGAACACTGGGGCACCAAGATCTCTGGTCGCTTCCAAGCTAACCTGCAGAGCGGAACCATCAGGGGATCGGAGTGGATCTGCACCGTGCCGTGGGTCGTCTCCACTGGCGCGGAGGCGCTAGAGGTGTACCGACACTTCTTTGAGGGCAACCTGCCGGTGGGGCCAAACCAGCCCACAAATGATCGTGGGTTTATGGTGGCAGCCGAGTACTTAGCAAAAGCGAAATAA
- a CDS encoding hypothetical protein (TriTrypDB/GeneDB-style sysID: LpmP.34.1690) produces MLPGLCVRGWIVMCFISILLFTVVAAPAAYISKTRWRTIYVAVATPVVWVVYNAVLYLILYRPMVRCASMLRCGAFCKTKHADGTSNVKLFTKEMYQLNNALHALKCETAEIRAATTLINQQLDGHMENGSHHEVNSPITVLTPAMYLQ; encoded by the coding sequence ATGTTGCCTGGGTTATGTGTTCGTGGCTGGATTGTGATGTGTTTCATCTCGATCCTTCTCTtcaccgtcgtcgctgctccagctgcttaCATCTCCAAAACACGCTGGCGTACGATCTATGTCGCTGTTGCCACGCCAGTGGTGTGGGTCGTCTACAATGCTGTGCTCTACTTAATTCTCTACCGTCCTAtggtgcgctgcgcaagcaTGCTGAGGTGCGGTGCGTTCTGCAAGACGAAGCATGCCGACGGTACGAGCAACGTGAAACTCTTCACGAAGGAGATGTACCAGCTGAACAATGCCTTGCACGCCCTCAAGTGTGAGACGGCAGAGATTAGGGCTGCGACGACGCTGATCAATCAGCAGCTTGATGGGCATATGGAGAACGGCTCGCATCACGAGGTCAACAGCCCTATCACAGTGCTGACGCCGGCGATGTATTTGCAATGA